In Trichoderma atroviride chromosome 2, complete sequence, one DNA window encodes the following:
- a CDS encoding uncharacterized protein (BUSCO:EOG092D06QZ~TransMembrane:1 (o1111-1129i)), whose amino-acid sequence MATTSNMFLYSLTIQPPTNVVQAVLGQFAGTKEQLIITGAGSRLALLRPDPSQGKVITLLSHDIFGIIRSLAAFRLAGSNKDYLILATDSGRITIIEYLPRENRFSRLHLETFGKSGVRRVIPGEYLACDPKGRACLVASIEKNKLVYVLNRNSQAELTISSPLEAHKPGVLVISMVALDVGYANPVFAALEIDYTEVDQDSTGEALRELETQLVYYELDLGLNHVVRKWSEPVDSTASLLFQVPGGNDGPSGVLVCGEENITYRHSNQEAFRVPIPRRRGATEDPSRKRTIVSGVMHKLKGSAGAFFFLLQTEDGDMFKVTIDMVEDEEGNTTGEVRRLKIKYFDTVPAASNLCILKSGFLYVASQFGNFSFYQFEKLGDDDEELEFTSDDFPVDAQASYTPVYFYPRPLENLVLVESIPSMNPLLDCKIANLTGEDAPQIYTVCGNGARSTFRTLKHGLEINEIVSSELPGIPSAVWTLKLNRSEQYDAYIVLSFTNGTLVLSIGETVEEVSDSGFLTSVPTLAAQLLGDDGLIQVHPKGIRHIRNGQVNQWDAPQHRSIVAASTNAHQVAIALSSGEIVYFEMDDDGSLAEYDDKKEMFGTVTCLSLGEVPEGRLRSSFLAVGCDDCTVRILSLDPESTLENKSVQALTAAPTSLAIISMEDSSSGGSTLYLHIGLYSGVYLRTVLDEVTGELTDTRQKFLGPKQVRLFQVTVQGRTCVLGLSSRPWLGYADPITKSFVVTPLSYVDLEWGWNFTSEQCEEGIVGIQGQTLRIFSVDRLGDTLIQNSIPLTYTPKKMVKHPEHPLFYVIEADNHTLSPDLCAKLLADPARVNGDAKVLSPEEFGHPRGNRRWASCISVVDPLAEDGQVLQKIDLDENEAAVSLAIVTFASQDNETFLVVGTGKDMVVNPRSFSDAYVHIYRFEQEGRGLVFIHKTKVEEPPMAIIPFQGRVLVGIGKILRIYDLGMRQLLRKTQAEVAPQLINSLSTQGNRIIVGDVQQGITYVVYKQTTNKLIPFVDDTVARWTTCSTMVDYETVAGGDKFGNIFVVRSPQKASEEADEEQAGLHLLNARDYLHGRSHRLDLMCHLYTQDIPTSITKTSLVVGGQDVLLWSGLMGTIGVLIPFVTREDTDFFQSLELHLRAEDPPLAGRDHLMYRSYYAPVKGVIDGDLCERYTLLPNDKKQMIAAELDRSVREIERKISDIRTRSAF is encoded by the exons ATGGCGACCACTTCCAACATGTTCCTTTACTCGCTGACGATCCAGCCGCCAACCAATGTCGTCCAAGCGGTCCTGGGTCAGTTCGCGGGGACCAAGgagcagctcatcatcaccggTGCTGGGTCACGGCTGGCTCTGTTGCGGCCTGATCCGTCACAGGGCAAGGTTATCACTCTTTTGTCTCATGACATTTTTGGCATCATCAGGTCTCTGGCGGCCTTTCGCCTCGCAGGCAGCAATAAGG ATTACTTGATCTTAGCCACTGATTCTGGTCGAATCACCATCATTGAGTATCTTCCGAGGGAGAACCGATTTAGCAGGTTGCATCTGGAGACTTTTGGAAAATCTGGTGTGCGGAGAGTCATTCCTGGAGAATACCTCGCGTGTGATCCCAAGGGACGTGCGTGTCTTGTTGCTTCAAtagagaagaacaagctcGTATACGTGCTCAATCGAAACTCTCAAGCGGAACTCACAATCTCGTCGCCTCTCGAAGCCCACAAGCCTGGTGTGTTGGTCATTTCTATGGTGGCACTAGACGTTGGATATGCCAATCCCGTGTTCGCCGCCCTAGAAATAGACTATACCGAGGTGGATCAAGATTCTACTGGGGAAGCTTTGCGAGAGCTGGAAACACAGCTTGTGTACTATGAGCTTGATCTCGGACTCAATCACGTCGTCAGAAAGTGGTCCGAGCCTGTAGACTCAACAGCGTCACTGCTATTCCAGGTACCGGGTGGTAACGATGGCCCAAGCGGCGTCCTGGTCTGTGGCGAGGAAAATATTACATATCGCCATTCCAACCAAGAGGCCTTTCGAGTTCCGATCCCTCGACGGCGGGGAGCAACAGAGGACCCTTCAAGAAAGCGCACCATTGTTTCCGGTGTTATGCACAAACTAAAGGGCAGCGCcggcgccttcttcttcttgcttcaaACAGAAGACGGCGACATGTTCAAGGTCACCATCGATAtggtggaagatgaggaaggCAATACCACAGGAGAGGTCAGACGACTCAAGATCAAGTATTTTGACACAGTCCCGGCTGCGTCAAACCTCTGCATTCTGAAGAGTGGTTTCCTCTACGTTGCCAGCCAGTTCGGAAACTTCTCCTTCTACCAGTTTGAAAAACTGggagatgacgacgaagagctAGAATTCACCAGCGACGACTTTCCCGTCGATGCACAGGCCTCCTACACACCTGTTTATTTCTATCCCAGGCCACTGGAAAATCTAGTTCTCGTAGAGAGCATTCCCTCCATGAATCCCCTCCTCGACTGCAAAATTGCCAACCTGACCGGCGAGGATGCTCCTCAAATTTACACCGTTTGTGGCAATGGTGCTCGAAGCACATTCCGGACGCTCAAGCATGGGCTTGAAATTAATGAAATCGTATCTTCCGAGCTACCAGGTATCCCATCAGCAGTTTGGACGCTGAAGCTGAACCGGAGTGAGCAATATGACGCTTACATCGTTCTCTCTTTTACCAACGGAACTCTTGTTCTTAGTATAGGAGAGACGGTGGAAGAAGTTAGCGACTCCGGGTTTCTTACTAGTGTTCCCACCCTagctgcccagctgctcGGCGACGATGGTCTAATTCAAGTTCATCCCAAGGGTATCAGGCACATCCGCAATGGACAGGTCAACCAATGGGACGCTCCCCAGCATCGATCTATTGTGGCCGCCTCTACCAACGCTCACCAGGTGGCGATTGCTCTGAGTTCGGGCGAGATTGTCTATTTCGAGATGGACGATGATGGTTCCTTGGCAGAGTATGATGATAAGAAAGAAATGTTTGGGACAGTCACTTGCTTGAGTCTGGGCGAAGTCCCCGAGGGCAGACTGCGAAGCTCGTTTCTTGCAGTCGGATGCGATGACTGTACAGTCCGCATATTGAGTCTCGACCCGGAATCTACGCTTGAAAACAAGTCAGTCCAAGCGCTGACAGCTGCACCTACCTCTCTCGCTATCATATCCATGGAGGACTCATCTTCCGGCGGTTCAACTCTCTACCTGCATATCGGCCTTTACTCAGGCGTGTACCTACGCACAGTTTTGGACGAAGTTACTGGCGAATTAACAGACACCAGACAAAAGTTCTTGGGACCGAAGCAGGTGAGACTATTCCAAGTAACAGTCCAAGGAAGGACGTGTGTACTTGGTCTTAGCTCTCGGCCTTGGCTCGGATACGCCGATCCCATCACCAAGAGCTTTGTCGTCACACCGCTCAGCTACGTTGACTTGGAATGGGGCTGGAATTTTACTAGTGAGCAATGCGAAGAAGGTATCGTGGGCATTCAAGGACAGACCTTGCG CATTTTCTCGGTTGATCGGCTTGGAGACACGCTGATCCAGAATTCTATTCCCCTGACCTATACGcccaagaagatggtgaagcATCCGGAGCATCCTCTCTTCTACGTAATCGAAGCGGACAATCATACTCTATCCCCTGACCTTTGTGCGAAATTGCTCGCCGACCCAGCACGTGTCAATGGTGACGCCAAAGTTCTTTCCCCAGAAGAATTTGGCCATCCCAGAGGCAACAGACGCTGGGCTTCATGCATCAGCGTCGTTGATCCCCTGGCTGAAGATGGTCAGGTTCTACAAAAGATAGATTTAGATGAAAACGAGGCCGCGGtcagcctcgccatcgtTACGTTTGCCAGCCAAGATAACGAAACCTTCCTTGTTGTTGGAACCGGTAAAGATATGGTCGTGAACCCTCGCAGTTTTTCTGACGCGTATGTCCATATCTACCGGTTCGAACAAGAGGGTAGAGGCTTGGTTTTCATTCATAAAACGAAGGTTGAAGAGCCTCCGATGGCCATCATTCCTTTCCAAGGGCGCGTGCTGGTGGGCATTGGCAAAATACTTCGCATATACGATCTCGGCATGCGACAACTGCTGCGGAAGACGCAAGCTGAAGTAGCACCACAGCTTATTAATTCTTTGAGCACACAAGGCAACAGAATCATTGTGGGAGACGTGCAGCAAGGTATAACATATGTCGTCTATAAACAAACGACAAACAAGCTCATTCCTTTCGTGGATGACACCGTTGCTCGATGGACGACTTGCTCAACAATGGTAGATTATGAGACAGTAGCTGGAGGAGACAAATTTGGCAACATTTTCGTCGTTCGCTCTCCTCAGAAGGCCAGTGAAGAGGCCGATGAGGAGCAAGCAGGGCTTCACCTGCTAAATGCGAGAGACTACCTTCACGGACGGTCTCATCGCCTGGATCTAATGTGTCACCTCTACACACAGGACATTCCGACGAGTATTACCAAAACGAGTCTTGTTGTCGGAGGACAGGATGTTCTGTTGTGGAGTGGCCTTATGGGCACAATTGGTGTCCTAATTCCTTTTGTCACCCGAGAAGATACAGATTTTTTCCAAAGCTTAGAACTGCATCTGAGGGCCGAAGATCCTCCACTCGCAGGCCGAGACCATTTAATGTATCGCAGTTACTACGCACCCGTGAAGGGCGTCATCGATGGCGATCTCTGTGAGAGATACACACTGCTTCCAAATGAtaagaagcagatgattgcAGCCGAGCTGGACCGCTCTGTCCGAGAAATTGAGCGGAAAATTTCG GATATCCGAACTCGGTCTGCATTTTAG